The window ACGGTGAATGGAAAAATCAAGAAAGAACATGGAAAACGAATAGGATATATCGAAATTACCTCTTTTTCGGAAGAAACGGGAAAAGACTTTAAAAAGAAATTAAAGCAGTTAGAGAAAGAACACATCAAAGGACTTGTACTCGATGTTCGAGGCAATCCAGGAGGATTATTGACAAGCGTTGAAGAAATTTTAAAAGAACTCGTTACAGATCATAAGCCGTACTTGCAAATCGAAGAACGATCCGGAAAGAAAGTGGAATATTATTCAACGACCAAAAAAGCTAAACCTTATCCGATTGTGGTCCTTACAGATGGCGGAAGCGCTTCTGCATCTGAGATCTTAGCCGCAGCACTGAAGGAGGCAGAAGGATATACTTTAATCGGACAAAAGACATTTGGCAAAGGAACGGTTCAGCAAGCGGTTCCCCTCAGTGACGGCAGCAATATTAAATTAACGACTTATAAATGGCTGACGCCAAACGGCAATTGGATTCATCATAAAGGGATTGAACCGAACATTGTGGTGAAGCAGCCTGACTATTTCTATGTTCATCCTCTTCAAATAGAAAAACCGCTAAAGAAAGATATGAATACCGATCAAGTCAAAAACGCCCAAGAAATGCTGGATGGACTGGGATACGCTCCCGGACGGACCGATGGCTATTTTAGCGCTCAAACGGAAAAAGCGGTTCGCGCCTTTCAAATGGAAAATCAAATAAAAGTGAACGGACAAATTGATAAGCAGACAGCGCAAATGCTGGAGACTAAAATCATGGAAGCGATGAAAAAAGATAAAAATGATTTGCAGCTGAATGTGGCGCTAAAGGTTGTCAGCGATGATGAAAAAATTGGCAAAACTAAATGACATTTAAGGCTTTGTCTATTGATATCTGGTTTATGTAATATAGAAATAGTTTTGGCCGTAAACGGTTGTCCTTTGGCCGCTATTGTCCAGGACGTGTGACGGGAGAACTTCATGAAAAGAATTTGCGGCGAAAGAGAAGTCCGCTATGATTTCATTATGATCTTTGTGTAATTTTATATGTGTTTTCATCATTCATTTGATACAATGAGATTACAGTCAAAACGGTGAGACGGAAGAAAGGATGGTGGTTTCCTATTGATACAAGATATTCTGCTTGAATTGGCAAAAGGCTTTGGAAAACTCTTTCTCCATCCGCTTTTTTATTTTTCTTTCATCTTCTCTGTCTGTATTGGATTATGGCGGGTAAAAAGAGAACGGAAAGATTTTGATATCAGTGTATACGATATATACCACGAATTGCGCATGTTGCTTCCGGCCGGATTGGTCGCCGGGTTCATTATTTCCGCCTGTACGCTGGCTCTTGGTGTTGAAGTGTCTTGGTTTTCATGCGCACTGTTAGCCACGACCACTCTGCTGCTTAGCTTTTTCAGGGCCCGGTTTTTATCACCGGCATGGATTTTTGGCGGTGCGGCCATTCTGTATTATGTGGCGAAAGCAGCTGGCATGGGTTTGCCTAATGCTGATTCCACCGTTTCAGAACCGCTCGTATTTGTATCGCTCTCTGTTCTTGCGGGGCTTCTTCTTATAGGGGAAGGGGCTCTCATTTATCGAAATGCTTGGCGGGACACTTCGCCAAGACTTGTCCAAAGTCCGCGGGGATTGACGGTGGGCGCTCACTATTCTCAACGTACGTGGCTCATTCCTGTGTTTTTATTGCTACCTGCTGATCATATTCGTTCTTCTTTAGATTGGTGGCCGTTCTTTTCCATTGGAGCACAATCATTCACGTTGTTTTTCTTTCCTTTTTTAATAGGGTTTGAACGGACGATGACGGCTTCTATTCCGGAGAGGGCGTTGAAGGAAACGGGCAGAAAGGTGATTTGGCTCGGTGTGCTCACCTTATTGCTTGCCTTCGTGTCTCATTGGGTCCCGGTCATAAGCTATGCAGCCTTGATCTTTGCTTTTGCCGGTCGGTTGGCGATTTCCTATTTTGACCACAATCGGCAAAAAAGCCAGCCCCATTTTTTTACTCCCAGTACGAAAGGTGTTTTGATTTTGGGGGTTCTCCCCTTTACACCCGCTCATAAAATGGGACTGAAAAGCGGGGAAATTATCCGTAAAACGAACGGAGTGGAAGTCAACAGCGAGAAAGAATTTTATGAAGCGCTTCAACGCAACCGTGCATTTTGCAAATTGGAAGTGTATGATGTGAACGGCCAAGTTCGCTTTGCCCAAAGTTCTTTATATGAAGGCGAACACCATGAACTTGGGTTAATTTTCATTGATGAAGAAAGACATATAAACGGGTCAGCTGTATCATAGCAGTTGTTTCCCGCGATAAAGAGAGGCCACCCTTTTAGCGAAATGTTCTTCGTAACATGAAAAGGGCGGTCTTTTTTCATCCATAAGATTGGCGAATGGCGCCCACCGTAACCGAGATGAGACGGGCATTGGTCCGGTAACGATCTCCATAATGATTCGATGGTTCATCCATTTTAGTGGAAACTTTCAACAAAAATTGATACAATCATTCGCAATATACTTTTTAAGGAGGATGGACGATGGGAGTACACAACTACTTTAAAAGTTTATCAGACTTAGAAAATCTGTTTCGTTGTCCGGGAAAATTTAAATATCAAGAGCACTCGGTTGCAGCCCATTCTTTTAAAGTGACGAAAATTGCCCAATTTTTAGGGACGGTAGAAGAAGCGCATGGCGAAAAAGTAGATTGGAAAGCGTTGTATGAAAAAGCGCTCAACCATGATTATGCGGAATTGTTTACCGGCGATATAAAAACGCCTGTGAAATACGCTTCGAATGAATTGAAAGAGCTATTTTCACAGGTGGAAGCGCAAATGACGAAGAAATTTGTGGAAAAAGAATTTCCTGAAGAATTTCAATCGATCTATATGGAACGGTTTCAAGAAGGGAAAGATGATACATTAGAGGGGAGAATTTTATCAGTGGCGGATAAAATTGATTTGCTCTATGAATCTTTCGGGGAAATCCAAAAAGGAAATCCGGAACCGCTATTCCGCGAAATTTATCAGGAAGCTTTGTCCACTATTATGGAGTTTAAAGATATGAATTGCGTTCAATACTTTTTGAAGGAAATCGTGCCTGATTTATTATCGGAGACATACATTCCGCAAAGTGAACTGGAACAAATGACAGAAGATATTATTTTCAAAAAACAAAATCCGTCTGAATAAACAGAAAGCAGTAATTTTTTGTAAATGACTTTTCAGTTTATTCTGTATGTTATATGATGTATAGCAGAATGGTGCCAAAGGGGTGTGGATATGGAAGGGAAAATATTGTTGGCAATGTTTGTTCCCGGATTACTGGTGCTGCTGTTTGCACGTATCACGTATAATGAAGTCATTGGACTGGTTTTAACTGTCGCCTTAATCGCTGCTTCCGCTTACAAAGGATATACTCATACGTGGCCTTTGGTGATCATTGATGCCGCTTCTTTAACGGCTGGATTTTGGTTA of the Bacillus smithii genome contains:
- a CDS encoding S41 family peptidase; this encodes MKRKWAALLVSCSFLTGAGSTYAGLKIWDQRAPQESREPGQTGEASYKLPDELHKVEVAYELISKKYVKKVNSGQLVEGAISGMLAALKDPYSVYMDAETAHQFNDSLDSAFEGIGAEITVRNGKVFIVSPLKDSPAEKAGLKPNDQIIKVNGKNVEGLDLYKATEKIRGKKGTSVTLEVRRDGAAKPLTFKVKRGEIPIQTVNGKIKKEHGKRIGYIEITSFSEETGKDFKKKLKQLEKEHIKGLVLDVRGNPGGLLTSVEEILKELVTDHKPYLQIEERSGKKVEYYSTTKKAKPYPIVVLTDGGSASASEILAAALKEAEGYTLIGQKTFGKGTVQQAVPLSDGSNIKLTTYKWLTPNGNWIHHKGIEPNIVVKQPDYFYVHPLQIEKPLKKDMNTDQVKNAQEMLDGLGYAPGRTDGYFSAQTEKAVRAFQMENQIKVNGQIDKQTAQMLETKIMEAMKKDKNDLQLNVALKVVSDDEKIGKTK
- a CDS encoding CsbA family protein; protein product: MEGKILLAMFVPGLLVLLFARITYNEVIGLVLTVALIAASAYKGYTHTWPLVIIDAASLTAGFWLSNYWKRSQKKSA
- a CDS encoding PDZ domain-containing protein; this translates as MIQDILLELAKGFGKLFLHPLFYFSFIFSVCIGLWRVKRERKDFDISVYDIYHELRMLLPAGLVAGFIISACTLALGVEVSWFSCALLATTTLLLSFFRARFLSPAWIFGGAAILYYVAKAAGMGLPNADSTVSEPLVFVSLSVLAGLLLIGEGALIYRNAWRDTSPRLVQSPRGLTVGAHYSQRTWLIPVFLLLPADHIRSSLDWWPFFSIGAQSFTLFFFPFLIGFERTMTASIPERALKETGRKVIWLGVLTLLLAFVSHWVPVISYAALIFAFAGRLAISYFDHNRQKSQPHFFTPSTKGVLILGVLPFTPAHKMGLKSGEIIRKTNGVEVNSEKEFYEALQRNRAFCKLEVYDVNGQVRFAQSSLYEGEHHELGLIFIDEERHINGSAVS
- a CDS encoding HD domain-containing protein, with translation MGVHNYFKSLSDLENLFRCPGKFKYQEHSVAAHSFKVTKIAQFLGTVEEAHGEKVDWKALYEKALNHDYAELFTGDIKTPVKYASNELKELFSQVEAQMTKKFVEKEFPEEFQSIYMERFQEGKDDTLEGRILSVADKIDLLYESFGEIQKGNPEPLFREIYQEALSTIMEFKDMNCVQYFLKEIVPDLLSETYIPQSELEQMTEDIIFKKQNPSE